Proteins encoded in a region of the Mesoflavibacter profundi genome:
- a CDS encoding Na(+)-translocating NADH-quinone reductase subunit C: MSNKTDSNIYTILFAIGMVVVVGALLAFTAASLKPTIAENERMEKQQNILYAMGVNDNGESDVAFISTDKVADAFSKYITKQIVINGNDIKEDENAYLIDVKKEQAKAKSGGVRRLPLFVGEKDGTTFYIAPIYGKGLWDAIWGYVAMDQDMVVQGVYFDHKGETPGLGANIKQRYFMDDFYGEKLLTDNGVFKGITVAKGNNDPKNEIKDDNEVDALAGATITGDGVSAMIKNDLKLYQPYFQTLKNKAN; the protein is encoded by the coding sequence ATGTCAAATAAAACAGATAGTAATATATATACAATTCTATTCGCTATTGGTATGGTAGTAGTTGTTGGTGCATTATTAGCATTTACAGCAGCTTCATTAAAGCCTACAATTGCCGAAAATGAAAGAATGGAAAAACAACAAAACATCCTTTATGCAATGGGTGTAAATGATAACGGAGAATCTGATGTTGCTTTTATCTCTACAGATAAAGTTGCCGATGCTTTTTCTAAATACATCACTAAACAAATTGTTATTAATGGTAACGATATTAAAGAAGATGAAAATGCTTATTTAATAGATGTAAAAAAAGAACAAGCTAAAGCAAAAAGTGGAGGCGTTAGAAGATTACCATTATTTGTAGGAGAAAAGGACGGAACGACTTTTTACATAGCACCTATTTACGGTAAAGGATTATGGGATGCAATTTGGGGATATGTAGCAATGGATCAAGACATGGTTGTTCAAGGTGTTTACTTCGATCATAAAGGTGAAACTCCAGGATTAGGAGCTAACATAAAACAACGTTATTTCATGGATGATTTTTACGGTGAAAAGCTTTTAACAGACAATGGTGTTTTTAAAGGTATTACTGTAGCAAAAGGTAATAACGATCCTAAAAATGAAATCAAAGACGATAATGAGGTAGACGCATTAGCAGGTGCAACAATCACAGGAGATGGTGTTTCTGCAATGATTAAAAATGATCTTAAATTATATCAGCCTTATTTTCAAACATTAAAAAATAAAGCGAACTAA
- a CDS encoding NADH:ubiquinone reductase (Na(+)-transporting) subunit D translates to MGLLSKKDAKLITDPLADNNPITIQVLGICSALAITAELKASLVMGIAVLFVLGVGNVVISLMRNIIPSKIRIIVQLIVVAALVIIVDQVLKAFAYELSKTLSVFVGLIITNCIIMGRFEAFALGNGPWKSFLDGIGNALGYAVILIIVGFFRELLGSGTLFGFPVLGDPVEKTGVYALGYENNGFMLMPPMALIIVGLIIWVQRSKNKALIED, encoded by the coding sequence ATGGGACTACTTTCAAAAAAAGACGCTAAATTAATTACAGATCCATTAGCAGATAATAACCCAATTACAATTCAAGTATTAGGGATTTGTTCTGCGTTAGCAATTACAGCAGAATTAAAAGCGTCGCTAGTAATGGGTATAGCTGTATTATTCGTTTTAGGTGTAGGCAATGTAGTGATCTCTTTAATGAGAAACATCATTCCTTCAAAAATCAGAATTATTGTACAATTAATTGTAGTTGCAGCATTAGTAATTATAGTAGATCAAGTACTTAAAGCTTTTGCTTATGAGTTAAGTAAAACACTTTCTGTATTTGTAGGTTTAATTATTACTAACTGTATAATTATGGGACGTTTTGAGGCTTTTGCTTTAGGTAACGGACCATGGAAATCTTTCCTTGACGGAATAGGTAATGCTTTAGGTTATGCAGTAATTTTAATAATAGTTGGATTTTTTAGAGAATTACTTGGTTCAGGAACATTATTTGGTTTCCCTGTATTAGGAGATCCTGTAGAAAAAACTGGCGTATATGCTTTAGGTTACGAAAACAATGGATTTATGTTAATGCCTCCTATGGCATTAATAATCGTAGGATTGATAATCTGGGTACAACGTAGTAAAAATAAAGCATTAATAGAAGATTAA
- a CDS encoding NADH:ubiquinone reductase (Na(+)-transporting) subunit B, with the protein MGLKSNLHNLKEKYKGTKMAPAFNAIHTFLYLPNETTHGGTHVKAADDLKRTMNTVIMALVPCLIFGIFNAGYQHYAAIDAAAGITREASLFGNFLTWDNFIVGAWTVLPLVIVSYGVGLLIEFIFAVIKGHEVEEGYLVTGMLVPLIVPVDIPLWMLAVAVIFGVVIGKEVFGGTGMNILNPALTIRAFLFFAYPTWMSGDKVWVHEAVERAGTPDAISGETLLGAYAQNSSLAGIDYMDMFYGFIPGSVGETSKLLIILGALFLIFTKIGSWRIIVSTLVGALTMGLIFNGVVEAGWIGEGSKFFGLMSVPFWQHLIIGSILFGAVYMATDPVTASQTNKGKWIYGFLIGFISIMIRVFNPAYPEGVFLAILLMNVFAPTIDHYVVQGNVKRRMKRLKVKTA; encoded by the coding sequence ATGGGTTTAAAAAGTAATTTACACAATTTAAAAGAAAAGTATAAAGGAACCAAAATGGCTCCTGCATTTAATGCAATTCATACTTTTTTATACTTGCCTAACGAGACTACTCACGGAGGAACTCATGTAAAGGCAGCAGACGACCTAAAGCGTACAATGAATACTGTTATCATGGCATTAGTACCATGTTTAATATTTGGTATTTTCAACGCAGGTTACCAACATTATGCAGCAATAGATGCAGCAGCAGGTATAACTAGAGAAGCATCTTTGTTTGGTAATTTCTTAACATGGGACAACTTTATTGTTGGAGCTTGGACAGTTTTACCTTTAGTTATAGTATCTTATGGAGTTGGTCTTTTAATCGAATTTATTTTCGCTGTAATTAAAGGTCACGAAGTAGAAGAAGGATACCTTGTAACAGGTATGTTAGTGCCATTAATCGTGCCAGTAGATATTCCATTATGGATGTTAGCAGTAGCTGTGATTTTTGGTGTTGTAATAGGAAAAGAAGTGTTTGGAGGAACAGGAATGAATATCCTAAACCCAGCATTAACTATTCGTGCATTTTTATTCTTTGCATATCCAACATGGATGTCAGGAGATAAGGTTTGGGTTCATGAAGCTGTAGAAAGAGCAGGAACACCAGACGCTATTTCAGGAGAGACATTATTAGGAGCATACGCTCAAAATAGTAGTTTAGCAGGAATAGATTATATGGATATGTTTTATGGTTTCATACCAGGTTCGGTTGGAGAAACTTCAAAATTATTAATCATTCTTGGTGCGTTATTTTTAATCTTTACTAAAATAGGAAGTTGGAGAATAATCGTTTCTACACTAGTTGGAGCTTTAACAATGGGATTAATTTTTAATGGTGTTGTAGAAGCAGGTTGGATAGGCGAAGGAAGCAAATTCTTTGGATTAATGAGTGTGCCTTTCTGGCAACATTTAATTATAGGTAGTATTTTGTTTGGAGCAGTTTACATGGCAACAGATCCTGTTACGGCTTCTCAAACTAATAAAGGTAAATGGATTTATGGATTCTTAATTGGTTTCATTTCAATTATGATTCGTGTGTTTAATCCGGCTTATCCAGAAGGTGTTTTCTTAGCAATCTTATTAATGAATGTTTTTGCACCAACTATAGATCATTACGTAGTACAAGGAAATGTAAAACGTAGAATGAAACGTTTAAAAGTTAAAACAGCTTAA